From Alteromonas australica, one genomic window encodes:
- a CDS encoding aspartate/glutamate racemase family protein, producing MKTLGLIGGMSWESTVSYYQFINRGVNHQLGGLHSAKLCLYSVDFADIARYQHDGNWKGAADILISAAKSLEAMGAEGIVICTNTMHKVANIVQNAITIPLLHITDATGEKLKTDGVKHVGLLGTAFTMSERFYSSHLTDKFDLNVLTPTTDEQTTVHEIIYNELCKGVVCEASRNCYIEIINNLKQRGAEAIILGCTEIALLISQTDTPLPLYDTTQIHADAAVAFAIT from the coding sequence ATGAAAACACTTGGATTAATTGGCGGGATGAGTTGGGAGTCTACCGTCTCGTATTATCAATTTATCAATCGCGGAGTGAATCACCAATTAGGTGGCTTACACAGCGCTAAACTTTGTCTTTACAGTGTCGACTTTGCCGATATTGCGCGATACCAGCACGATGGGAATTGGAAAGGTGCTGCTGATATTCTCATTAGTGCAGCGAAAAGCTTGGAAGCCATGGGTGCTGAGGGAATCGTTATTTGTACCAATACAATGCACAAGGTGGCTAACATTGTACAGAACGCGATAACCATACCATTACTTCATATTACAGATGCCACCGGCGAAAAGCTGAAAACCGATGGCGTCAAACATGTAGGGCTATTGGGGACAGCGTTTACCATGTCAGAGCGCTTTTATTCCTCACACCTCACTGATAAATTCGATTTAAATGTTCTTACCCCAACGACAGATGAGCAAACAACTGTTCATGAAATTATCTACAATGAATTATGTAAAGGTGTCGTTTGCGAGGCCTCCAGAAATTGCTATATCGAGATTATAAATAACTTAAAGCAACGAGGCGCGGAGGCAATCATTTTGGGATGCACTGAGATTGCTTTGCTGATTTCTCAGACCGATACCCCACTGCCTTTGTACGATACCACGCAAATTCATGCGGATGCGGCAGTGGCATTCGCCATCACTTAA
- a CDS encoding class I SAM-dependent DNA methyltransferase — MSPEETGQAYNSITHLWTSEEFNRSNGMNALEQALAYLPQLPKDAKALDVGCGCTCRFYPRLAEQGLSIEGIDVSSGMLAIAQKNYPEATFTHADICTYPLKPNTYHFIMAWDSIWHVPLTQQPPLIKKLSDALAPNGVFIFSFGGVESAGEHYDNYMGPRVYYASLGIHGFIELAMQTDCIIKHLNVGKGDEPHSFIVLQRKS; from the coding sequence ATGAGCCCAGAAGAAACTGGACAAGCCTATAATAGTATTACCCACTTATGGACGTCTGAGGAATTTAATCGCAGCAATGGCATGAACGCATTAGAGCAAGCGCTAGCCTATTTACCCCAGCTCCCTAAAGATGCGAAAGCCCTTGATGTTGGTTGCGGCTGCACCTGCCGCTTTTATCCGCGCCTGGCTGAACAAGGATTATCGATAGAAGGCATAGATGTGTCATCTGGCATGCTTGCCATTGCACAAAAAAACTACCCCGAAGCCACCTTCACCCACGCCGATATTTGTACCTATCCCCTCAAGCCAAACACTTATCACTTTATAATGGCCTGGGATAGCATTTGGCATGTCCCGTTAACTCAACAACCGCCATTAATTAAAAAGCTAAGTGATGCATTGGCGCCTAATGGCGTGTTTATTTTTAGTTTTGGCGGCGTTGAAAGCGCGGGTGAACACTACGATAATTATATGGGCCCTAGGGTTTACTATGCTTCTCTTGGGATTCATGGTTTTATTGAACTAGCAATGCAAACAGACTGCATCATTAAACACCTCAATGTGGGAAAAGGGGATGAACCTCACAGTTTTATAGTGCTTCAACGTAAATCTTAG
- a CDS encoding AraC family transcriptional regulator, whose translation MNPLFQRLVNVAEAIEREPSLASDLQALSDVAALSPFHLHRLFASHFNQNIGAYGRKVRVYRAAYQLAFRNDIPILTVALDAGFSSAEGFARAFKKLFDVAPSTFRAQPQWELLHQRFTPLSSLTVHRGNPMNNPPFSAQQVNVQHFPTIPIAEWVHQGQPNLVLKTVKSFIDWRKQETLPPSAYRTFNVLYDDPNTTRDEDYRFGVACEIPQEKTIDHSNIEKKHIPAGLCATVRLIGDDSQIGAYVHELYASWLPSTLFVLRDFPIFIERVRFYPEVGAADAITDIYLPIEEAQSK comes from the coding sequence ATGAACCCCCTATTTCAACGACTGGTTAACGTTGCCGAAGCCATAGAGAGAGAGCCATCTCTTGCCAGTGATTTACAGGCCCTTAGCGACGTTGCAGCATTATCCCCCTTTCATTTGCACCGGCTTTTTGCCTCGCACTTTAATCAAAACATAGGGGCTTATGGCAGGAAAGTACGGGTATATCGCGCCGCTTATCAGTTGGCATTTCGAAATGACATTCCTATTTTAACCGTGGCGTTAGATGCTGGCTTTTCAAGTGCAGAAGGTTTCGCCCGCGCGTTTAAGAAGCTTTTCGACGTCGCGCCATCCACATTTCGAGCACAACCTCAATGGGAGTTACTGCATCAACGCTTTACTCCTTTATCATCCCTTACCGTCCATAGAGGAAACCCCATGAATAACCCACCGTTTTCTGCTCAACAGGTCAACGTTCAACACTTCCCTACCATTCCTATTGCCGAATGGGTACATCAAGGCCAACCCAATTTAGTGCTGAAGACCGTAAAATCCTTCATTGACTGGCGCAAACAGGAAACCTTACCGCCCTCTGCTTATCGCACTTTCAACGTGCTTTATGATGACCCTAATACCACCCGCGACGAAGACTATCGTTTTGGCGTTGCATGTGAAATTCCGCAGGAAAAGACGATTGATCACAGCAACATTGAAAAAAAACACATTCCAGCTGGCCTGTGCGCGACAGTGAGGCTTATCGGCGATGACAGTCAAATTGGAGCCTATGTGCATGAATTATATGCCTCGTGGCTGCCTAGTACCCTTTTTGTTTTGCGAGACTTCCCAATATTTATAGAGCGTGTCCGCTTTTACCCAGAGGTGGGGGCAGCCGATGCTATTACCGACATCTACTTACCCATAGAAGAAGCACAATCGAAGTAA
- a CDS encoding MATE family efflux transporter, producing the protein MIIANVTTPLLGLVDTAVLGHMQSTAMLAGASVGALIITQIYWVCGFLRMSSTGLSAQAKGQQNAKLASAKVLWQTALVAVLLGLMLWALQMPVLHAGIALSNPADDVQGHLTAYFNVRVWGAPAAMLNLALIGWLVGQQKTRTVLAIQVVGNLLNAGLDMLFVYGFDLSVSGVALASVMAEYTMAILALIVAMKLTLGIAPQPSWFNKAARKILMKLNGDMLLRNLALQGCLAFLTIQGARFGETAAATNAILMQFFVLIALGLDGIAYAVEALVGEAKGAHNAREIKRRTYQGLVWSSLFAILYAMTFYVAGESIIGALTTHTHLVSQAVAYLPLMIVLPLLAHWCFLYDGVFVGLTKAAAMRNTMIFSALGVFFPLWYVTQALGNISLWYALLGFLFARGISLAWVFARLDKRQRLTE; encoded by the coding sequence ATGATCATCGCGAATGTTACCACACCTTTGTTAGGCTTAGTGGATACTGCTGTGCTTGGTCATATGCAATCTACCGCTATGCTAGCGGGCGCGTCTGTAGGGGCGCTGATTATTACGCAAATCTACTGGGTGTGTGGCTTTCTTCGCATGTCTTCTACAGGTCTTAGCGCGCAGGCTAAAGGTCAGCAAAATGCAAAGCTAGCCTCGGCCAAAGTGTTATGGCAAACCGCACTGGTTGCGGTGCTTTTAGGCTTAATGCTGTGGGCGCTGCAGATGCCTGTTTTGCACGCGGGCATTGCGCTCTCTAATCCGGCCGATGATGTACAGGGCCACTTAACCGCTTACTTCAATGTACGGGTGTGGGGCGCACCTGCCGCCATGTTGAACTTAGCCCTTATTGGATGGTTAGTAGGGCAACAAAAAACACGTACCGTGCTGGCCATCCAAGTGGTGGGGAACCTTCTCAATGCTGGGTTAGACATGCTGTTTGTGTACGGGTTTGATTTGTCGGTGTCCGGTGTTGCTCTAGCGAGCGTAATGGCAGAGTACACCATGGCGATTCTCGCCTTAATTGTGGCAATGAAACTCACCCTGGGCATTGCTCCTCAGCCCTCTTGGTTCAACAAAGCCGCCCGAAAAATACTCATGAAACTAAATGGCGACATGCTGCTAAGAAATTTAGCACTGCAAGGCTGTTTGGCGTTTCTTACTATTCAAGGCGCAAGATTTGGCGAGACGGCAGCCGCCACTAACGCCATATTGATGCAATTTTTCGTGCTTATTGCGTTGGGGCTAGACGGTATTGCTTATGCTGTAGAAGCGCTAGTTGGCGAGGCAAAAGGTGCACATAATGCCCGTGAAATAAAACGCAGAACCTATCAAGGGCTAGTGTGGTCAAGCCTATTTGCGATTCTCTACGCGATGACTTTTTACGTGGCGGGTGAATCTATTATTGGTGCCCTTACTACGCATACGCACTTGGTCTCTCAGGCAGTCGCCTATTTACCGCTGATGATCGTTTTACCCCTGCTTGCTCACTGGTGCTTTCTTTACGATGGCGTTTTTGTCGGATTGACCAAGGCGGCAGCGATGCGAAATACCATGATATTTAGCGCGTTAGGGGTTTTCTTCCCTCTTTGGTACGTAACTCAAGCACTTGGCAATATCAGTTTATGGTATGCCTTGTTGGGCTTTTTGTTTGCCCGAGGTATCAGCTTAGCGTGGGTGTTTGCTCGCTTAGACAAACGCCAACGCCTGACTGAATAA
- a CDS encoding polysaccharide deacetylase family protein, whose translation MKCITLFSLCACLRSTYAILILLLASTTAVSAADTPDNSVLKHNAVILLYHHVSEETPASTSISPDTFESHMAYLSKHHTVIALTQAVDAITGGASLPENSVVITFDDGYANILHNAHPILAKYGFPYTVFINPNEIGAHRQQLTWQQVDAMHNEGVTFANHTLDHIHMLDNSQTNTHWLADVWQNVEQAEATLKDKVGVSLQYLAYPFGEFNEPLAAQVKRANYIGFGQHSGAVGPLSDTSALPRFPAAGPYSNLATLKTKLKSIAMPVVNSTVVNPALTSHTPPASVTLTIGNADTGLDIASDVSITQTQCFFGGEKISTKTSPNKITFYLETQLPTGRSRVNCTAPSKAHRGRYYWYSQPFFVANELGRYPD comes from the coding sequence ATGAAGTGTATCACGCTCTTTTCTCTCTGCGCTTGTCTTCGTTCAACCTACGCCATACTGATATTACTGCTTGCTAGTACTACTGCAGTGTCAGCCGCAGATACGCCCGACAACAGTGTGTTAAAACACAATGCCGTGATATTGCTTTATCATCATGTTTCAGAAGAAACGCCCGCGAGTACCAGTATTAGTCCCGACACGTTCGAGTCACATATGGCGTACCTCAGCAAGCACCATACTGTGATCGCATTAACCCAAGCCGTTGATGCCATTACTGGCGGTGCCAGTTTGCCTGAGAACAGCGTGGTGATTACATTTGACGACGGCTATGCGAATATTTTACATAATGCCCATCCAATTTTAGCCAAATACGGATTTCCGTACACCGTATTTATAAATCCAAACGAGATAGGGGCTCATCGTCAGCAGCTAACTTGGCAACAGGTCGACGCTATGCACAACGAAGGCGTCACCTTTGCGAATCACACGCTAGATCATATTCATATGTTGGATAACAGCCAAACAAATACACACTGGCTAGCAGATGTTTGGCAAAATGTTGAACAGGCAGAAGCCACTTTAAAAGACAAAGTAGGCGTCTCACTTCAGTATTTAGCATACCCTTTTGGTGAATTTAACGAACCGCTAGCAGCTCAAGTCAAACGCGCAAATTATATAGGCTTTGGCCAGCATTCAGGCGCAGTAGGCCCGTTAAGTGACACCAGCGCTTTACCTCGCTTCCCTGCTGCCGGCCCTTATTCCAATCTTGCCACGTTAAAAACCAAGTTAAAAAGTATTGCCATGCCGGTGGTTAATAGCACCGTGGTGAATCCAGCGTTAACGTCTCACACTCCGCCCGCATCAGTGACATTAACCATTGGCAATGCAGATACGGGGTTAGATATTGCTTCAGATGTCAGCATTACACAAACACAGTGCTTCTTTGGCGGAGAAAAAATCTCGACAAAAACCAGCCCAAATAAAATTACCTTTTACCTAGAAACTCAATTACCCACCGGGCGCTCGCGAGTGAACTGTACTGCCCCTTCAAAGGCTCACAGAGGCAGATATTACTGGTATTCCCAGCCCTTTTTTGTGGCTAACGAACTGGGACGTTACCCGGATTAA
- a CDS encoding GNAT family N-acetyltransferase: MTLTIRKGVPTDAASAVPLILSAAYELLVSIFGDEDEEKTRAFLHHAWCKAQGQYGCQNHWVAVKDNNVVGVVTAWHTKLGSAFDRATLDSITTFYSLDESMLVLMRNQAVSVGLVPPTPHELMLGHIAVDTAHRKSGVGRFMIAHMITHARTLKKQTIVLDVQLSNIPAIRFYQRLNFSELAVNSGFVRFSLNV; encoded by the coding sequence ATGACATTAACTATAAGAAAGGGCGTGCCAACAGACGCGGCATCGGCTGTACCTCTAATTCTGTCGGCCGCATACGAATTATTAGTCTCTATCTTCGGCGACGAAGACGAGGAAAAGACGCGCGCTTTTCTGCATCATGCATGGTGTAAAGCGCAAGGCCAGTATGGTTGTCAAAACCATTGGGTAGCTGTGAAGGATAATAACGTTGTCGGTGTGGTAACGGCCTGGCATACCAAGCTAGGGAGCGCATTTGACCGCGCCACCTTAGACAGCATTACCACCTTTTACTCCCTTGATGAATCTATGCTTGTACTCATGCGCAATCAAGCGGTGTCTGTTGGGCTAGTTCCGCCCACACCACATGAACTCATGCTTGGGCATATTGCGGTGGATACAGCGCATAGAAAATCAGGTGTCGGCCGCTTTATGATCGCGCACATGATTACTCACGCGCGCACACTGAAAAAACAGACAATCGTGTTGGATGTTCAGTTGTCGAACATTCCCGCCATTCGCTTCTATCAACGGCTTAATTTTAGCGAATTGGCGGTAAATAGTGGCTTTGTTCGCTTTTCTCTAAACGTGTAG
- a CDS encoding SCO family protein: MNQRIFVGIVAFFALVAGIIGAIYIAPPSHDVKQVQYFQLYPTPRTVAPFSLLDTHEAPFTEENLKGQWTLLFLGYTFCPDICPTTMAELNGIYPQLQALDTTHPIKVVFVSVDPKRDTPARLNDYVRYFNKDFIGLTGEHKDLFPFARSLGMMYAIAESTDNPNYLVDHSASVVLVNPTGEVLGRFKPKREIGTLSISDAQQILADMPVITSKK; encoded by the coding sequence ATGAATCAACGCATTTTCGTAGGAATTGTTGCATTTTTTGCACTGGTTGCAGGCATTATAGGGGCAATATATATTGCCCCGCCATCTCACGATGTGAAGCAAGTTCAGTATTTTCAGCTTTATCCCACGCCTCGTACGGTTGCCCCTTTTTCGCTGCTCGACACCCATGAAGCTCCCTTTACAGAAGAGAATTTGAAAGGGCAATGGACCTTGTTGTTTTTAGGTTATACTTTTTGCCCAGATATTTGCCCCACCACAATGGCCGAATTAAATGGCATTTATCCTCAGCTACAAGCGTTAGATACGACTCACCCTATCAAAGTTGTGTTTGTCTCTGTGGATCCTAAGCGAGACACGCCTGCACGTCTTAACGATTATGTTCGTTACTTCAATAAAGACTTTATTGGGCTTACAGGTGAACACAAAGATTTATTTCCTTTCGCGAGAAGCCTTGGCATGATGTACGCTATAGCTGAGAGTACAGATAATCCTAATTATCTGGTGGATCACAGTGCGTCGGTTGTACTTGTTAACCCAACCGGAGAAGTGCTGGGTCGTTTTAAACCTAAACGAGAAATTGGCACGTTATCAATTAGTGATGCACAGCAAATACTTGCTGATATGCCTGTAATTACCTCGAAAAAGTAG
- the cyoE gene encoding heme o synthase: MAKSLSISSRSARYEAATWRDYYELTKPNVVMLLLLTALVGMCLATPQWVETTVLLAGLLGIGMLSASAAVINHVVDHRIDSMMARTFNRPVAKGKVSIPNALVFAVCLAVVGFAILALWVNMLTAWLTLASLVGYAFVYTMFLKRATPQNIVIGGLAGAAPPLLGWTAVTGEVHSHALLLVLIVFTWTPPHFWALAIHREKDYAKAKIPMLPVTHGVAFTKTSVLLYTVLLSLVCLLPYLIGMSDLIYLIGSTMLNGGFLYYALKLKFAPTNQTAMQTFRFSIIHLMVLFVILLLDHYVPLSL, encoded by the coding sequence ATGGCTAAATCTTTATCTATATCATCACGTTCAGCACGCTACGAAGCCGCCACTTGGCGCGACTATTACGAATTAACGAAACCCAATGTGGTTATGCTCCTCTTGTTAACGGCATTGGTGGGGATGTGCTTGGCCACGCCTCAATGGGTAGAGACCACTGTGCTCTTAGCGGGTTTATTAGGGATTGGGATGCTGTCGGCATCGGCGGCAGTCATTAACCATGTGGTGGACCATCGCATTGATAGCATGATGGCAAGAACTTTTAACCGTCCAGTGGCGAAAGGAAAAGTGAGTATTCCTAACGCGTTAGTGTTTGCGGTATGTTTGGCAGTGGTTGGGTTCGCCATTTTAGCGTTATGGGTCAATATGTTAACTGCCTGGCTAACACTCGCAAGCTTAGTGGGATACGCCTTTGTATACACCATGTTTCTGAAGCGTGCTACTCCACAAAATATCGTTATTGGTGGGTTGGCGGGTGCCGCCCCACCTTTGTTAGGTTGGACGGCGGTGACCGGCGAAGTGCATTCGCATGCTCTGTTGTTGGTGCTTATTGTGTTTACTTGGACACCACCACATTTTTGGGCATTAGCCATCCATAGGGAGAAGGATTACGCGAAAGCGAAGATTCCCATGTTGCCCGTCACCCATGGCGTCGCATTTACCAAAACCTCTGTCCTTTTATACACAGTGCTGCTGAGCCTTGTGTGCTTACTGCCATATTTAATCGGCATGAGTGACCTCATTTATTTAATTGGCTCAACTATGCTTAATGGCGGTTTCTTGTATTACGCGTTAAAACTCAAATTTGCACCGACTAACCAAACGGCGATGCAAACTTTTAGGTTTTCTATTATTCATCTCATGGTATTGTTTGTGATATTACTCTTGGATCACTATGTACCATTAAGTTTATGA
- a CDS encoding COX15/CtaA family protein, with the protein MKKLVLFSLFLAAVVIVLGAYTRLTDAGLGCPDWPGCYGHLTVPTSEAKIDAANQAFPHRPVETHKAWNEMIHRYFAGALGLCILAIATLAVIKRKEGTPVKLPLLLLALVTFQAVLGMWTVTLNLLPVVVMGHLLGGFSVIACLYLLYLRLPTSGEHRRVTQPKGLRQLGFASALAVMILVAQIALGGWTSANYAALACTDMPICEDGWQQRLDFSGAYTIPEADNYEYGAHDYGQRMTMHIVHRAGALITCAYLLFFAILCLRHSASGQLKKGVGVMLTALCAQVALGVSNVVLSLPLFVAVAHNAVAAILLLCLVGLTWKVHTLQASHRLFSSRPSSSYSLNAGRLRGHYG; encoded by the coding sequence ATGAAAAAATTAGTGCTATTTAGTTTGTTTTTGGCCGCGGTAGTGATTGTATTGGGTGCCTATACCCGTTTGACTGATGCTGGATTGGGGTGTCCTGATTGGCCGGGGTGTTACGGTCATTTGACCGTACCGACCTCGGAGGCGAAAATTGATGCCGCCAATCAGGCGTTTCCCCATCGCCCAGTGGAAACGCATAAAGCGTGGAATGAAATGATTCATCGTTATTTTGCGGGGGCATTGGGGTTGTGCATTTTAGCCATTGCCACACTGGCGGTGATTAAGCGAAAGGAAGGCACACCGGTTAAGTTACCCTTGCTCCTGCTAGCTTTGGTTACCTTTCAGGCGGTGTTAGGTATGTGGACAGTCACCCTGAATCTCTTACCCGTGGTGGTCATGGGCCATTTATTAGGGGGGTTTAGTGTCATTGCTTGCCTCTATTTACTCTACTTGCGCCTTCCCACTTCCGGCGAACATCGCCGAGTGACTCAGCCCAAGGGATTGCGCCAGTTAGGCTTCGCCAGTGCGCTGGCTGTGATGATTCTCGTTGCTCAAATTGCATTGGGCGGGTGGACGTCTGCGAACTACGCTGCGTTAGCATGTACCGATATGCCCATATGTGAAGACGGTTGGCAGCAGCGTCTGGATTTTTCAGGTGCCTATACGATTCCGGAAGCTGATAATTATGAATACGGTGCGCACGACTATGGGCAAAGGATGACCATGCATATTGTTCATCGCGCAGGCGCACTCATCACCTGTGCCTATTTATTGTTCTTCGCCATACTTTGTTTGCGCCACAGTGCTTCAGGGCAGTTAAAAAAAGGCGTAGGCGTAATGCTAACTGCGCTTTGTGCTCAAGTGGCGTTAGGGGTAAGTAATGTCGTATTGAGTTTACCCCTTTTTGTGGCAGTGGCACACAATGCTGTGGCCGCTATTTTGTTGCTCTGTTTAGTGGGATTAACGTGGAAAGTTCACACTTTACAGGCTAGTCATCGTTTATTCAGTTCACGTCCGTCTTCTTCTTATTCGTTAAACGCCGGTAGGCTACGAGGTCATTATGGCTAA
- a CDS encoding SURF1 family protein has protein sequence MTQRTPGIWLAATFILIVVIALSSLGFWQLQRMAQKQQRLDSITEKQQKETVGLLTALQLNDPRDVDVNFTGNVDNQHLILVDNQVVDSQVGFDVIAPVLTNVGWILVNFGWVAAPNLTRTLPIVEVAAGESHLRGKISEPSLNPFVRDPASVNQTFPALVQQVSVPRIQQMLDRKLQPYVIELTGEDSVFLRRYTPVVMPPEKHLGYAIQWFALAVAAVVVGGLAIVKKESSHE, from the coding sequence ATGACACAACGTACTCCCGGGATTTGGCTTGCTGCAACGTTTATTCTTATTGTCGTCATTGCGTTGAGTTCTCTGGGTTTTTGGCAGTTACAGCGCATGGCTCAAAAGCAACAACGTTTGGATAGCATAACGGAAAAGCAACAAAAAGAAACCGTTGGTTTATTAACCGCCTTGCAGCTGAACGACCCCCGAGATGTGGATGTTAATTTCACCGGTAACGTCGATAACCAGCATCTTATTTTAGTGGATAATCAAGTGGTTGATAGTCAAGTTGGGTTTGATGTGATTGCCCCGGTACTGACTAATGTGGGCTGGATACTGGTGAATTTTGGCTGGGTGGCAGCACCGAATTTAACCCGTACTCTACCTATCGTGGAGGTGGCCGCAGGTGAGTCTCATTTAAGAGGGAAAATTAGTGAGCCGAGTCTTAATCCCTTTGTACGCGACCCAGCTTCTGTTAATCAAACCTTTCCCGCGCTGGTGCAGCAAGTGTCTGTACCGCGGATTCAGCAGATGCTAGACAGAAAACTGCAACCCTATGTTATCGAGTTAACCGGTGAAGATAGCGTCTTTTTGCGTCGTTACACACCTGTTGTCATGCCTCCAGAAAAACACCTTGGTTATGCCATTCAATGGTTTGCCCTTGCAGTTGCAGCGGTAGTGGTGGGTGGCCTTGCTATTGTTAAAAAGGAATCAAGCCATGAGTAA
- a CDS encoding DUF2909 domain-containing protein: MLIKIVLFALVLYMVVNLFLAMRVMIKNDHKKGPMSKYIGRRVLTSAIIVIVILLAISTGLITPNPRPY; this comes from the coding sequence ATGCTGATTAAAATTGTGTTATTTGCTTTAGTTCTATACATGGTGGTAAACCTCTTTTTAGCGATGCGGGTCATGATTAAAAATGACCACAAAAAAGGGCCAATGAGCAAATACATTGGTCGCAGAGTGCTCACGTCAGCCATTATTGTGATTGTTATCTTGCTGGCCATAAGCACCGGATTAATTACGCCAAACCCTCGTCCTTATTAA
- a CDS encoding cytochrome c oxidase subunit 3 — MMQQEYQKYYVPAQSPWPIVGAVALFLIAVGAGNYVIESTKGESGYGGHILLAGIAVLLVMLVGWFKNQIDESMSGLYSDQLGRSYRQGMSWFIFSEVMFFAAFFGALYYARFIAVPWLGGASNNAMTNEVLWPTFEAMWPLTTTPGGITTERMSAAGLPTINTVILLVSSITLHFAHVGLEQNKRKQLTVMLGITILLGTGFLFLQVEEYIHAYRDLGLTLQSGIYGNTFFMLTGFHGMHVTLGTLILIVLFFRVLKGHFTPENHFAFQAGSWYWHFVDVVWVMLFLFVYVL; from the coding sequence ATGATGCAACAAGAGTATCAAAAATATTACGTACCTGCGCAAAGCCCCTGGCCTATAGTAGGTGCAGTTGCCCTTTTCCTCATTGCGGTAGGGGCGGGAAACTATGTGATTGAATCAACCAAAGGCGAGTCGGGTTACGGTGGGCATATTTTACTTGCTGGCATCGCCGTATTATTGGTGATGTTGGTGGGGTGGTTTAAAAACCAAATTGATGAGTCTATGTCTGGCCTGTACAGCGATCAGCTGGGCCGTTCCTATCGCCAAGGTATGAGTTGGTTTATTTTCTCGGAAGTCATGTTTTTTGCTGCATTTTTCGGCGCGCTCTACTATGCACGTTTTATTGCTGTGCCCTGGCTGGGAGGCGCATCAAACAATGCAATGACCAATGAAGTATTGTGGCCTACTTTTGAAGCTATGTGGCCCTTAACGACTACCCCTGGTGGCATAACCACAGAGCGCATGAGTGCCGCTGGCTTGCCTACCATTAATACGGTCATTTTGCTGGTGTCCTCCATAACCTTACATTTTGCACATGTGGGTTTAGAACAAAACAAACGCAAGCAGCTTACCGTCATGTTGGGTATTACCATTTTATTGGGGACGGGTTTCTTGTTCCTGCAAGTTGAAGAATATATCCACGCATATCGTGATCTTGGGCTTACCCTTCAGTCGGGCATTTATGGCAATACCTTCTTTATGCTTACAGGCTTTCATGGCATGCACGTTACCTTGGGTACTCTAATACTTATTGTGCTGTTTTTCCGTGTGCTTAAAGGGCACTTTACCCCTGAAAACCATTTCGCCTTTCAAGCAGGCAGTTGGTATTGGCATTTTGTCGATGTGGTGTGGGTCATGCTCTTCTTGTTTGTGTATGTGCTGTAG
- a CDS encoding cytochrome c oxidase assembly protein, giving the protein MTQANANNKMVVKLLIIVVGMFGFGFALVPLYDVFCDIAGINGKTENSAASYQSIEIDENRHVTVEFITRTNTGMPWEFRAETARVNVHPGELSTVNFYVRNPASTNIVAQAIPSVSPGTAALYLNKTECFCFNQQPLEAGAEAYMPMQFYVDPQLPEDITYFTLQYTLYDVTARAGDLKPKQNPFIVPQPETGK; this is encoded by the coding sequence ATGACTCAGGCAAACGCAAACAACAAAATGGTCGTTAAATTACTGATTATTGTGGTTGGTATGTTTGGGTTTGGTTTCGCCTTAGTCCCCCTCTACGATGTATTTTGTGATATTGCTGGCATTAATGGTAAAACGGAGAACTCAGCAGCCTCTTATCAGTCCATAGAAATAGATGAAAACCGTCACGTCACGGTGGAGTTTATCACTCGGACTAATACGGGTATGCCGTGGGAATTCAGAGCTGAAACCGCTCGGGTAAACGTTCATCCGGGGGAATTGAGTACCGTTAATTTCTATGTAAGAAACCCCGCTTCAACAAATATAGTCGCGCAAGCTATTCCCTCTGTGTCGCCTGGCACCGCGGCCTTGTATTTAAACAAAACGGAATGTTTTTGCTTTAATCAACAACCTTTAGAAGCCGGGGCAGAGGCGTATATGCCCATGCAGTTTTATGTGGATCCTCAACTCCCAGAAGACATTACCTATTTTACGTTGCAATACACCCTTTATGACGTCACCGCCAGAGCGGGCGACCTCAAACCAAAACAGAACCCCTTTATTGTCCCTCAGCCTGAAACTGGAAAGTAA